The sequence below is a genomic window from Desulfobulbus oligotrophicus.
CACGTACACCGCCAAGAGCGATACGCACAAACTTACGATTCATGGTACGGGCAATGGACTGTCCCAGCGAAGTCTTACCAACACCTGGAGGCCCGACAAGACACAGGATCGGCCCATGGATATCCTGTTTAAGTTTACGCACAGCCAGAAACTCAATGATCCGTTGCTTAATTTTCTTAAGCCCGTAGTGGTCCTGATCAAGATCTGCTTCAGCCTTGTTCAGGTCCAGAGTGTCTTCAGTCGAATCAAGCCAGGGCAGGTCAAGGATCCAGTCAATATAATTTCGAGAAACCGTATACTCCGGCGAGGACGGTGGAATGCGTTCCATTCGGGCCAGCTCCTTGTCAACCACCTCTCTTGCCTGCGGAGTCAACGCCTTTTCCGCCACCTTCTCCTGTAACTCCTTGACCTCGACCTTATCCTCATCACCCTCACCGAGCTCCTTACGGATGGCCTGCAGCTGCTGCCGAAGAAAGAACTCACGCTGACGCTCGTCCATGTCTTTTTTCATTGAAGCCTGCAGCTGCTTGCTCATCTCCACGGTTTCCAGCCGTTTATTCAACTCACGGGCCACCTGATGCAGTAGGTCGTGAAGAGCAGTGATCTCGAGAATCTCCTGTTCCATCTCAATTTTCAGATTCAACTGAGAACTCACCAGATAGGCCACATAGAAGGGATTGGTGAGGCTGTTGATTGTGGCAACCAGCTCCTGGGGAAGCTCGGTGCCACTCACCAACTTTTGGAACTGGGCCCGAATATTGTACAACAGGGCTTCAATTTTCTTATCCTCGACGATTTCCATCGGGACCTCAACCACCCTGGCACGTAAATACGGCTTTGAATCAATGTATTCATCAATGGCAAACTTCTTCGTGCCACTCACTAAAATCTGGTAATACCCTTCCGGTGCCTTGTTCAGTTTGTGCAGGTACCCGACCACACCGATCGTGTACAAATCATCCGGTCCCAGTTCGTCATCGTCTGCAACCTGCTCACGACGACTCGGTACAAGCCCCATCATCCGATCGCCCAGAAGGACATCGTCAATCAGTTGTTTCGAGGTTTCACTGGATACCTGTAAAGGAAATCCCATGCCCGGATAAAAGACAAACCCGTGCAATGGCAAAATAGGCAGCGATTCCGGCAATGCCAGTTCCGCGGGATCCACTTTTTTAGGCGGCACTTGTTGTGTTTGCTGATCTTGTTCCATATCATTCTCCAGGAATTATCCGGATGGACACTTTGCCTTTTCTGATCCGTTTCGGCAGCGTCACTGTGAGCAGACCGTTTGTGCAACTCGATATAACGCCGTCCGTTTCCACAGACGAAGGGAGGGTGAGAGTACGTTGAAAGCTTCCCAGCTCAATTTCCAGTTGATGGATGCAGGCAATAGACTGATGAGCCGGTAGTTGGCGGGAACCGCTGATCCGTAACTGACGACCGTCAATAACCACCCGAAGACTTTCACTGATAACGCCTGCAAGCTCTGCATACACATAGATGCAGTCTTCAGCCTCGTAAATATCCACCGCCGGCTGCCAGCCGGCGGTTTCCATCGTCATCATGCGAGTCACCGACATGGAGCGGAGAATACGACCTGTGTGCTGCTGCATCTGTTCCAGTTCTTCTAACAACTTCTTGCTGAACGGATCCATCTGATTCCCCCTCGCCGCCTCTTCGGTATATATTTGGTTATCTGACACAGCGTGTATCACGCGTACATTTTTTGCCTTTTACGCCTCAGGCGCAGAAAGTACAGTTCAATAGGCTCATAAGGGTAAGCACTATAACTATTCTCGCAATTGAAACGCAACAAAAAGACAGCTGCTCTGCAGGTAAGGCCCTGAACCGGCCCTATAATTTTTTAATTGCTTTTCAACCCGCTGGCATTAATGTATGCGCCATATTACCATGAACCTGCATCTCCACAGTATCTCCAGCTGTTACTCTGCAAACACGTTGCGGGGTTTCTGCTTTCCGGCTCTTCCCTGCACGGTGTTGCACCTCACTGAGCACGACCGAGGCAGTCGGATACACGTTGATCATCATCAATCGCGGGTTCCTTTTTTTGTACCTTTATTGACCGTTGGAGGAAAATATGAGCAGTTCTTGTGGGAGCTCCTGCGAAAGCAGCAGTCAGAATAGCAGTTGTGGTTCAGGTGATGCCCGTTTGGCACAGCAGGATATCGCGATCACCAGATCTCTGGGAAAAATAAAAAACAAAATCCTGGTCATGAGCGGCAAAGGCGGTGTCGGCAAGTCAACCGTTGCCGTCAACCTAGCCCTATGTCTGGCTAAAAAAGGTCACAAAGTCGGCCTGATGGACGTCGACCTTCATGGTCCTGATGTGGTTCGGATGCTTAATCTTACCGGAACTTTAGAGCCTCCAGCTAACCCTGATGATCTCATTCCACCTCTCGCCTTCAACGAAAACCTGAAAGTCGTCAGTCTTGAATATATGATGAAAGACAGAGATGACGCGATAATCTGGCGGGGTCCCTTGAAAATTCAGGCAATCCGCCAATTCCTTGCCGACATGGACTGGGGAGAGCTCGATTACCTGATTGTCGACGCCCCTCCAGGAACCGGCGACGAACCGCTGACCGTGGCGCAAACCATTCCCGGTGTACAGGCTGTTGTGGTGACCACCCCGCAGGCAGTCGCCCTGGCCGATGTCCGTAAGTCGATCAACTTCTGCAAAGCGGTTGACATGCCGATCGTCGGCGTGGTCGAAAACATGGCAGGCTTTGTCTGCCCCCACTGCGGCGAAACCGTCGATATCTTCAGCAAGGGTGGTGGTGAAGAGACAGCCCGTGACTTTGACCTCCCCTTTCTCGGCCGGGTACCAATGGACCCGCGGGTCGTTGTCGCAGGAGACACCGGCACGCCGTACCTTTCCAGCAACGAAGACAGCCCCGCCATTAAAGCCTTTGATGCCGTGGTAACAGCTGTCGAACGCCGGTTACCGCCTGGTCCGGCCACTGTGAACCCCTTTGCGGCAACAGGTTGTGCCTGTACATCGGGCGGTTGCGGCAGTAAATAAAAACCTTCCCGATCGGTGCCTGCGGGGTGCACTCGCAGGCTACTCCGAGCACTATGGATATCCGCCAACCACATCCGCAGATGCAGTCCAGAGGTCTGCGGACAACAATCACAGGAGCCGGCCTATGCTTGTTCAACAGCTCACCGTTGGTATGATGGGAGTTTGCTGCTACATTGCCTCATGCGAAGACACGAAAGAGGCAGCCATTATTGACCCCGGCGGTGATGAGGATCGTATCCTCGACCACTGCCGAAAAAATGACCTCAAGGTGATCTACATCATAAACACCCACGGCCATCCGGACCATGTTTGCGGCAATGCGGCGATTCAAGAGGCAACCAAGGCAAAAATTGTCATGCATGCGGAGGATGTCAGCTACTTCAATGAACCCGGGATCAAGGGGTTATTTTCCTCCCTCGGGCTACCGGAATCTCCACCTGTCGATGTAACGGTCAAAGACGGCGATGTTATTACAATCGGCAAGGAGCAGCTGGAGGTTATCCACACACCGGGCCATACCCCGGGAGGCATCTGTCTTTACAGTCCGCCACACTGCTTTACCGGCGATACACTGTTCGTCGGTGCAGTCGGCCGGACCGATTTCCCGGGTGGCTCCATGCGACAGCTCATTGACGGGATCAAGAGCCGACTCATGGTTCTACCGCCGGATACCATCGTCTGGCCCGGTCATGGTTATGGCGGTTCGCAATCAACCATTGAAAGGGAAAAGAGAACAAATCCCTACCTTGATCTCTGATTACCGCCACTGCTCATGCGCGAAGTCATCCTCGGAACAGCCGGCCATGTCGACCACGGTAAAACCAGTCTCATCCGTGCCCTGACCGGTATTGACACCGACCGGCTCAGAGAAGAAAAAGTACGCGGCATCACCATTGAGTTAGGGTTTGCTCATCTCGACCTTCCCTGCGGTCACCGGGTTGGCATTGTTGACGTCCCGGGCCACGAAAAGTTCATTCGCAACATGGTGGCCGGTGCAGCTGGAATGGATCTCGTTATGTTTGTCATTGCTGCAGATGAAGGAATTATGCCGCAAACAGTTGAACATTTCGAAATCTGCCGCCTGCTCGGTGTCCGGGACGGACTTATTGTCCTGACCAAAAAAGACACCGTTGACCAGGAATGGCTCGACATGGTTACAGAGGAGGTTCATGATTTTTTTGCCGGCAGCTTTCTCGCCGAAGCCCCAATCGTACCGGTCGATTCAATCAGTCGCAGCGGAATAGATGATCTCCTTCGCCTGTTGGACGACAAGGTCTCCACCATCCATTTCCACGAGGTATTCGGACCTTTTCGCATGCCTGTTGATCGGGTTTTCTCGATGAAGGGGTTTGGCACCGTGATTACCGGCACCTCGATCTCCGGCAGAATCGAGACAGGAGATGATCTGGCATTTTATCCCGGTGGTCTTACGGCCAAAGTACGCGGTATCCAGGTGCATGGACAGGACATCGACATGGTTGAGGCCGGCCACCGGACCGCCATCAATCTCCAGGGTATCGAGAAAGAGCAGATTGAACGAGGCAGCATGGCGGCCACTCCCGGCAGCATGATCAGCTCCACTCTCCTGGACGCCGGATTTCATTATCTGGCATCAGCCGGTAAAGAACTGAAACATCGTTCTCTGGTGCGGGTTCACCTCGGCACCCGGGAGATCATCGGTCGTGTTCTGCTTGCAGAGACAGAGGCTGTTTCCCCCGGAGAAGACACCAGAGTCCAGTTGATCCTGCAGGAGCCCGTTGCTGTCTGGCCGGGTGACCACTATGTTGTCCGCAGCTATTCGCCGGTCACCACCATTGGTGGCGGCTTCATTCTGGACAACAGTCCACGAAAGCGTAAACGGGCATCAGAAAACGACAGACTGGACAATCAGGATTATTTTACCGCCCTCACCGCTGCTGATGATGAACGTCGACTCCTCATGCTGGTTGAAGCATGCGGTCCCAGAGGGATCACTGCCGACCAGTTGGCTGCGCGTACCGGTGTGTTCAGCAAAAAGCTCAAAAAACAACTGCAACTTCCTCTTTCCACCGGGGTCATTGTGGTTGTTGACTCGGAAAGCCAGCGCTTCCTGGCAGCCTCTGTGGCTGAAACACTCAGCCAGCGAATTGTTGCCCTGCTCACACGATTTCACCAGCAGAACCCCCTGGACACCGGTCTAGCCAAAGAAGCGTTACGCTCACAACTGAAGCCGCCCATTGACACCAAGGTACTGAACAGTCTGCTGGCCGGTCTTGTTAAAAAAGAAGTGATTGAGCAAAGCGGGGCAGAAATCAGGATAAGCGGCCACACAGTGACCTTACAGGTTGATGAACAAACCATGGAAGAGGAAATCAACGCCATGTACAGGGAGGCCGGTCTTACTCCACCCATTCTTAAGGATGTCTTCGCAGCCTTTTCTTCAATCCCTGAACGCCAGGTTCGCCAGGTTATTGACCTGCTTGTTAAAAAAGCAGCGCTTATCCGCATTAACGAGACCTTGTTTTTCCACGCCCCGGCTGTTGCCGAACTGCAAGAAAAGGTAACCGCTTTCATTCGCCGCGAAGGAGATATCGATGCTCAACGCTTCAAGGAGCTGACCGGTCTGACGCGCAAGTTTTCCATCCCTCTTTTAGAGCACTTTGACAAGATCAAGCTGACCATCCGGATTGATGATAAAAGGGTTCTGCGCAAGAGTTAACCGGCTCTCTGGAACCGACCGGTTTTCAAAAAACATCCCACCTGCTCGTGCACCGGCCTGTGCACCATGATCATGCTGTGACCATAGGGTAACACGAGAAAATCAGACATTCCCGCCAACTTTGCCCGGGAGACAGTCACCTTGCCGTCATTGGGTTCAGAAAAAAAGTGGCCGAACCCCTGCAGTGGACGATCACCGGTAATAATTCCAAGGGCAAACCGGGCCGGGCCAAGCCGGTTGGGTAAGGAACATGGATCAGTCCCCAGCTGGCAACCGGCTGGTCCAAAAAACCAACGAAACCAGAAAAAAGAACGCCACAGATCCACCAGCTCACTTCCCTGGTTTGGAGGACTGAGCATAACCACCCGTCCCAGTTCGGGCAATATTCCGTCTGCTGCCAGGAAAGATCGCAACACAATACCGCCCATGGAATGGGTGACAAAGTGCACAGTGCCGACATCCTGCCGGCGGAAGGTTGCCAGTGCCGGGGGGAGAACATCCTGAGCAAGGCGCTCGACGGGAAAGTGGCGGGAAGGATAACCGACGTTCAGGACGGCGTAGTTCTGCCGGCTCAGATACGAAGCAAGTGATCGCATAGACAGCCGGGTGCGTGCCAGCCCGTGAAGCAGTATCACCCCCTGCTGCCTGTCACTCACCTCCGGCCTCCTCTCATAACCGATCACCTGATCTTTATGAAGGTACGCCCATACCGGCCGGCAGCCACAAAGGGTTCTGCCTGGAGATGGCTGTGAACCTTGTCACTTAAAATGTCACCAACCGATCGCTTTCAACAATCAGCGAGTAGAGGTCACTCTGTTTTGCCCGCTGATGCTGCCCTGCCTCCACACCGTGGAGGTCCAGCAGCTTGCCTCATGCTAAAAGCACCCCTTCAGAAAGGGTGAAAACTCTGGCCAACTCCATCAAAGGAAACGTTTCAGAAGACAGTTGTTCATACTGAACCGACGGCCCATTGAGAAACATGGTCACATCGTCCATCTGCTCCAGCATCAGATTACCCATCCGAAAAGCGTTCCACACCACCTCCGGATCGCCGCTGCACACCATTAAAGTCATCTTCATGCTGCATCTTTGCCGTTGTTATTTGATAAATCGAAGACCGGCAACTTTCAGGGCACCACGGTGATACCCGTCCGGAAAAAGCTGTTCAAACCTGTCCAAGTCGATATCGCAGCTTTCACAGGTTTCATAGATAGTGGGGATTCGATGTTCGACCTGAAAAACATCACGCAGATAGTAGAGGATCCGCCAGTGCTCATCGGTGAGCTTCCCTTCCGGAATACGCATTTCCATGGCACGGTGAACGGCGAAGTTCTCGTCCCATGTGTCCGGATCGACAAGGAACCCCCGGACATCAGTGGTGTACACCTTGTCTCCTGACAAAGCCCGTAGATCGGCCACACTCTCACGGAGATGCACACTGTACGGCACAGTGCTTAAACGGTAATGCACACCGGCAATCCGGCACAGACCTCGATGATACCCGGCCGGAAAAAGCTTCTGCATCTCCTGGGGACGCAGTCCGTTAGCTTTACAGGCGGCAAAAATAGTGGGACAGACACCGGTTTGTTCATGGGTTTGCCGAATATAATCGATCACGTCCCAATGTTCACCCGACAGTACCGGAATGTCGCACTCCCGTGCCATGCCTTCAGCAAAATCCCTGGTCCACTGTTTTGGATCAAGCAGGCAACCCTGTTCATCCAATTCGTATGTTACGTCTTTGTAGTGAAAGGGTTTCATATGTTCTCCTTTTGCGCCTCGAGTTTCATGCCGCACCACGGCTTCTCAGCAACATCTCAGTAAGAGCATGGTTACACCGTTAAAATTCTGTGAAAAAAACTGTCTCATCAACCCGTCAGAAAACGTCTTTTCCATTACAAACTGTACAAATGTGCACTTTTGCATGCAATAAATACCGGGATCCAACAGCATTGTCCTTTCAACAACACGTTGAAGGCCCCTATTTTATCCGCAACTTTTCTTAAAAAGCTATAGCACCGGGTCATTTTCTCTGCAAGAATTCTTTCATGATTCCGGACAAAGCGACAGGGCCTGCGCCACCAGCAGTATGTGTTCTTTTTCTCCTTCAGCAAGGGCCTGAAACACGGCCTCCAGAGGTTGGCCTCGCCAGTGATGCGCCATATTGCGAGACAGATCATACGCCACATACTCAAGGGACAGTGCCATCTCCAGGGTATCGCGGCACAGCGTCCTCTCATCATCCGCCAGCCTATCCAGGAGATCGGGAATCGTCATTCCGCCTTCAACGATATCTTTTCTTAAATCCGCATAGACGGCAGAAAAGGACGGTGGAGCAGTCTGTTGCTCCGCCCAGGCACGATAGATCGTCATGGCATGCGCCTTCTCAGCAGCCGCAAGTTCGGACAGGGTCTTTGCCCAGGGACTATCGCCATAACGCTGAGACAAAACAAGGTAATACTCTGCCGCCCCACGCTCCAGCTCCATGGCCCGATACAGGATATCGTGCTCCGTGCCGCTGAGATCAAACACCCGCAACTGCGGGCCGGTTGCCAGCAGCTCACCATTCCACGCAAGGATGCCACCGGCCATATTAAAAACAGTGCCGGCAATATGCGGTTGAGAAGCAACAAAGATAGCCGCACCTCTGGATCGGTTGCCGGAACGACAATAAAAAATAATGTCTTTATCTGTTTCCAGCTCAGCCATTCTCTCGGGAATCTCTCCCAGAGGAATAAGTATGGCTCCGGGAATATGCGCCTGGTTGTATTCACTGGGTTGACGGACATCGATCAGCATATAATCCTGTTCATCATGCTGCTGCAAATACCCCCGCACCTTCTCCACACTGATATCCTGAAACTCAGGCTCCAATTTTTGCATTGACGTACTCCTGTTACCGAACTCTTTCGGCTGACTGATCATGATATAAAAATATCAAAGGTACTGTCCAGACAGATGATATCCTCCATGAATATACCCGACATTAAAACATGAGACCGGCAAAATTATCCAGCAAGTTTCAGAATCGGGCTGTACAGATCTGCCAGTGCACCGACCATACCACACCAAACAGTCATCACTGCAACTCCTGTCCGGCCTCTATCTTGCATAGTTGGAAACAGTTTACCGCTGGTGAGTCGATAGTTAGTCCATCTGTACAACCGCACGTCTTTCGACAGGCAGCACGTGTACTCTCACCTTGACGATTCGAACAGACGGACTGTCTTTCCCCTCAACGATTCAGCCATCGATCGTCGCGGCAAGTTCTTTACAACCGCGGCCGACAATGGTTATGCATAGTCTGCATGGATCAGCTGTCATGCAACACAATCTCCAGAGCACTTTTTATGAGAACAACATATTTTCCGCCTCGTCTCTCTTTACCTGCCTCCGCACTCAAACGCGCAAAACTATATCTCCTTGCCGGCTGCATCGGCCTGGCAATGACGCATGGTTTTGAGATGAACACTACTCATGCTGCAGAACCTTTATATTCCGGGACAGAAGTACCATCTACCCCGCCGAAAAAAAACAAAGAGCAGGTCGGCCCGGATGATCACTCCGGATCCACCGACTCAGGCCAATCGCTCAGGCAGCGTTATCCGGAAGATCCTACAGGTGTCAGGGCTCGACTGTGTACATGCCGGGGCAACATGCATGGAGGGAAAAAACACGGCCACGGCCATCGCCACCGCTTGCATGGGGGCAGACGATGAAAGCCGACCCACCCGCCAGGCCGAAATATCCACTCCCCTTCTGGGCATTAAACCTGACCGGTTTCGGAATACTTATCGTTCTCGTTCTGGTCGTGTTTTTCTGGCAGATGACCACCAATGACCGTGATCTGCAACGTAACACACTTGGTCGGTCACAGATGATCAGTATGATTATCGAGGAACACCTGGCAAATGCCGAGCTGGCTCGTAACACCATTGAAAATGTGATGGTGTCTGTACTCCGTGACAAGATCCGTTTTATCGACTACCTCAACACCATTGATCCTCTCCAGGAAGATGAGTTGACCGCCCTGGCAAAAGAAACCGGTCTGGTCGGTATCGAGGTGGTGCAACAGGACGGAACAAGAATCACCGGCCCTGCAGACTGGCAACGCAGCCAACCCTGCACTCTGAGCCCTGATGTGGTGCATTATGATCAGCATGGCACTGCCCTGTTTGTCGGTACTTCAGACAACAAAGCCGTCCAGTGCATCCAGGTCGGTCTTGATGCAAAGGCAAGTATCCAGCTCCAAGCCGAAATGGCATTACCGGCACTGCTGACCAATCTTTCCAACCTGCCCGGCATTCGTTCGGTTCATCTTGAAGAAGGTCTTCCACCTTCTGCCGGCGGAACGATCCGGCTCATCGATGAGCACGGCAAGTGGACAGCAGAGACACGCCTTTCCATGTCGTCAGGCACCCTGGTCATCGCTCTGGACGCATCGCAGCACTTCAATCGGATCAAACTGCTGCGCCGGCAATTTTTTCTGTTCAGCGCGCTGCTCCTCTCCCTGGGCCTCTTTTTTTCCTGGTTACTGTACCATGTCCAGCAAAACGACCTTAACCGTACCCGTTCCTTTGAACGGTTACTGGCCAGAGAGCATGAAGCCGCTGCCCTGGGAAGAGCAACCGCCATCATTGCACACGAAGTTCGTAATCCGCTCAATGCCATCAGTATGGGGTTGCAGCGTCTTCGGCTGGAGTCGACCAGTCTTGATACTGCGCAACACGAACTGGTCATTGCCATGCAGGAGGCGGTGAACCGCACCAGTGTTATCATCAATGAGCTGCAACGCTTTACCCAGCCGCTTAACCCACGGTTGCAAATCGTTGATGTACCCTTACTTATCCAGCAGCTGCTCATCCTCTACCAGCAACGATGTCAACAACAGAACATTGAGATAACACAGACCAACACCTCTGTCGGTTTAATCGAAGCAGATCCTGATCTGCTGGCGGAGCTGCTGGAAAATCTGCTGAAAAACAGCATTGAAGCACAACCGACCGGAGGATATATCCATATTGCACTGAATAAAACAGCAGCCAAGGCATGTATCACTTTAACAAACGGAAACTGCACCCTCTCTGTTGATGATGCAAAACGTTTAGGCGAGCCGTATTTCACAACCAAAATGCGCGGCACCGGGCTGGGCCTTGCACTCAGCAGGCGTATAGCAGAAGCACACAGAGGTGCTCTTGAGGTCACTGTTGATCACTCCCGGCAGCAGTTCACAGCTCTTCTGGTCATACCGCTGGTGCAGACGGCTACCCTTCCTTCTTAAAAACACTCTTGTCAGTAAACAGACTGTTATGCATATCTTAATTGTTGATGATGAACAGCTACAGCGTAATCTTCTGGCCGGTTTTCTTGTAAAACAAGGCTATACCATTACTGAAGCAGCCACCGGTGAAGAGGCGATCCACGCTTTCCGTCACCTCCCCATTGATCTTGTTCTGCTCGATCATCGTCTGCCGGACCTGCATGGTGACGCAGTACTTGCTGAACTCAAACGCATCAACCCGCTGGTGCGAGTCATCATGATCACCGCCTACGGCGCCGTTGATACCGCTGTTCGGGTGATGCAGCTGGGAGCAGATGATTTCCTTGAAAAACCTGTGGATTTGACACACCTTCTGAAACAGATTCAGACCATTGAAGAAGGTCTGTATATTGCCAGGGATGTGGCTCAGGTGGAAAAGGTGATCAACACCACCGATTTACCGGTACGGATCGTGGCTGCCAGTCCGGCAATGCAACAGGTCATTTCCCTTGTCATGCGGGCAGCTCCAAGCCCCTGGACTGTCCTGATCCAGGGAGAAACCGGTACCGGCAAGGAACTGATCGCTCGCCTGTTACACCTGCTCAGTCCACGCAAGGCCGGGCCGTTTATACCGCTCAACTGCGCAGCCGTACCGGAAGGTTTGTTCGAATCGGAACTTTTCGGCCACGAAAAGGGAGCATTTACCGGTGCCGTCAGCCGCCGTCGTGGTGTGTTTGAGCAGGCGCACCAGGGCACACTGCTTCTGGATGAGGTCGGGGAGCTGCCTATGATGGTACAGGCCAAGTTACTGCGGGCACTTCAGGAAAAATCAATCCAACGGGTGGGAGGTGAACAGTTTGTGCCGGTGGATGTACGCGTACTGGCTGCCACGAACCGTGATCTGAAGCAGATGACAACGGATGGCACTTTTCGTGAGGATCTCTACTTTCGACTCAATGTCATTGCCATCGACCTGCCTCCTCTCAGGCAACGCAAGGAGGACATTCCGGCTCTGACCCATTTTTTCTTAAACAAATATCACAGTAAAGCTGTAATTGATGACCAGGCAATGGGGCAGTTGACCAAGTACGCTTTCCCCGGCAACATCAGGGAGCTGGAACATATCCTCCAGCGCACGATCACCTTTGCCCGTTCGCCTGTTATCAGCCTGCGTGATCTTCCTGCAGAGGTGCGTACCTTTCAGAACCAGACCATTGAAGGCGATCTCAACACCCGGCTGAGCGAAGTTGAGCGACAGATGCTCATTGAGGCTCTTGAGCGCTCCAACTGGGTGCAGACCAGAGCAGCTGAATCTCTGGGCATCAGCGAACGGGTGCTCCGGTACAAAATGGAAAAGTTGAATATCGCAAAAAAAAGATGAGATCGGCATCCGTTCTACTGGATGCCGATCCATGCAATTCCGTTTACTTTCCCGCTGGCGGAGCAGTATCACCACCGCCCTGATACTGCCAACCCGGTCCTCCTCCTGGACAGGGACAACAGTACCCACCACCTCTCGGCCCCATCATTCCTCTACCCATGCCATGC
It includes:
- a CDS encoding ATP-binding protein; the protein is MKADPPARPKYPLPFWALNLTGFGILIVLVLVVFFWQMTTNDRDLQRNTLGRSQMISMIIEEHLANAELARNTIENVMVSVLRDKIRFIDYLNTIDPLQEDELTALAKETGLVGIEVVQQDGTRITGPADWQRSQPCTLSPDVVHYDQHGTALFVGTSDNKAVQCIQVGLDAKASIQLQAEMALPALLTNLSNLPGIRSVHLEEGLPPSAGGTIRLIDEHGKWTAETRLSMSSGTLVIALDASQHFNRIKLLRRQFFLFSALLLSLGLFFSWLLYHVQQNDLNRTRSFERLLAREHEAAALGRATAIIAHEVRNPLNAISMGLQRLRLESTSLDTAQHELVIAMQEAVNRTSVIINELQRFTQPLNPRLQIVDVPLLIQQLLILYQQRCQQQNIEITQTNTSVGLIEADPDLLAELLENLLKNSIEAQPTGGYIHIALNKTAAKACITLTNGNCTLSVDDAKRLGEPYFTTKMRGTGLGLALSRRIAEAHRGALEVTVDHSRQQFTALLVIPLVQTATLPS
- a CDS encoding sigma-54-dependent transcriptional regulator, translating into MHILIVDDEQLQRNLLAGFLVKQGYTITEAATGEEAIHAFRHLPIDLVLLDHRLPDLHGDAVLAELKRINPLVRVIMITAYGAVDTAVRVMQLGADDFLEKPVDLTHLLKQIQTIEEGLYIARDVAQVEKVINTTDLPVRIVAASPAMQQVISLVMRAAPSPWTVLIQGETGTGKELIARLLHLLSPRKAGPFIPLNCAAVPEGLFESELFGHEKGAFTGAVSRRRGVFEQAHQGTLLLDEVGELPMMVQAKLLRALQEKSIQRVGGEQFVPVDVRVLAATNRDLKQMTTDGTFREDLYFRLNVIAIDLPPLRQRKEDIPALTHFFLNKYHSKAVIDDQAMGQLTKYAFPGNIRELEHILQRTITFARSPVISLRDLPAEVRTFQNQTIEGDLNTRLSEVERQMLIEALERSNWVQTRAAESLGISERVLRYKMEKLNIAKKR